The proteins below come from a single Agrobacterium vitis genomic window:
- a CDS encoding MarR family winged helix-turn-helix transcriptional regulator, with product MDGPEQPTDDFETPEFSGTVAFGDLEKVLGFHLRLANVAVFQDFQATMSGLALTPKQFAVLELIDNNAGASQIDFAQSLRMDKATMMALINKLEGRGAVERRPSLVDRRRQELFVTEEGQRVLAAAKELRHGHEARFTERFSKDELAQLLSFLRRIYQDGRALPKPSMTPQT from the coding sequence ATGGACGGACCGGAACAGCCGACTGACGATTTCGAAACCCCGGAATTTTCCGGAACTGTGGCCTTCGGCGACCTGGAAAAAGTTCTTGGCTTTCATTTGCGGTTGGCCAATGTGGCGGTGTTCCAGGATTTTCAGGCGACCATGTCGGGGCTGGCTTTAACCCCGAAGCAATTTGCCGTGCTGGAATTGATCGACAACAATGCTGGGGCCAGCCAGATCGATTTTGCCCAAAGCCTGCGCATGGACAAGGCGACCATGATGGCGCTGATCAACAAGCTTGAAGGCCGGGGCGCCGTCGAGCGCCGACCTTCCCTGGTGGATCGCCGGCGCCAGGAACTCTTCGTAACCGAGGAAGGCCAGCGTGTTCTGGCAGCGGCGAAAGAGCTTCGCCATGGCCATGAAGCCCGTTTTACCGAGCGATTTTCGAAAGACGAGCTTGCCCAACTGCTGTCTTTTCTGCGGCGCATCTATCAGGATGGTCGCGCCCTGCCCAAGCCATCCATGACGCCACAGACCTGA